The proteins below come from a single Crossiella sp. CA-258035 genomic window:
- a CDS encoding heavy metal translocating P-type ATPase has protein sequence MQQSVATGATETPERLSTVELALSGMTCAACAARIERKLNKLDGVHAVVNYATERASVSFPSTIDVTRLVQAVAAAGYTAHEVRQTTATDGPDPVRALWRRLVVSVLLTFPLADLALAMAWVPWLRFPGWQWVCLALAAPVVLWAALPFHRAALRNARHGAASMDTLVSLGVLSAFGWSAYAMFSTTVTGGIYLEVAAGVTTFLIAGRYFEARARRMAGDALRSLSLLAAKDVLLLRKGKEVRVPVGQLVVGDLFAVPPGEKIATDGVVESGRSVVDLSMVTGESVPVEVETGAQVIGGTISHSGRLVVRATGVGADTQLARMTALVEQAQAGKSSAQRLADRVAGVFVPVVLVLAALTLAAWLLAGSSAEPAFGAALAVLIIACPCALGLATPTALLVATGRGAQLGILLRGAQALEQTRAVDTVLLDKTGTVTTGRMSLAETHSRGERAELLRYAGAVEAASEHAIAAAITTAARAELGALPEVADFAALPGLGATGRVDGVEILIGRPLLFTKRGWTVDAQLRERCAEWEQLGRTVVVAGWDGAARGLLAVLDTVKESAPAAVRALRALGLTPVLLTGDNESTARAVAEAVGIEEVHAGVLPQGKVEVVRALQAEGRRVAMVGDGVNDGPALAAADLAMAMGTGADVALHAADLILVRDNLIAVPDAIRLARATLNTIRGNLWWAFGYNVAAIPVAALGLLNPLIAGAAMALSSAFVVSNSMRLRKFGGQ, from the coding sequence GTGCAGCAGAGTGTCGCCACCGGCGCGACCGAGACCCCGGAGCGACTGAGCACGGTCGAGCTGGCCCTGTCCGGCATGACCTGTGCGGCCTGCGCGGCCCGGATCGAACGCAAGCTCAACAAGCTCGACGGCGTGCACGCCGTGGTCAACTACGCCACCGAGCGTGCCTCGGTGTCCTTCCCTTCCACCATCGATGTCACCCGCCTGGTCCAGGCGGTCGCCGCCGCCGGTTACACCGCGCACGAGGTCCGCCAGACGACGGCAACGGACGGACCGGACCCGGTGCGCGCGCTGTGGCGCAGGCTGGTCGTGTCGGTGCTGCTCACCTTCCCGCTCGCCGACCTCGCACTGGCCATGGCCTGGGTGCCCTGGCTGCGGTTCCCCGGCTGGCAGTGGGTCTGCCTCGCGCTCGCGGCCCCGGTGGTGCTGTGGGCGGCACTGCCCTTCCACCGGGCCGCGCTGCGCAACGCCAGGCACGGCGCGGCCTCGATGGACACGCTGGTCTCGCTGGGGGTGCTCAGCGCGTTCGGCTGGTCGGCCTACGCGATGTTCAGCACCACGGTCACCGGCGGCATCTACCTGGAGGTCGCCGCCGGGGTGACCACCTTCCTGATCGCCGGTCGCTACTTCGAGGCCCGCGCCCGCCGGATGGCCGGGGACGCGCTGCGCTCGCTCTCCCTGCTCGCGGCCAAGGACGTCCTGTTGCTGCGCAAGGGGAAAGAGGTCCGGGTCCCGGTCGGGCAGCTGGTGGTCGGGGACCTGTTCGCGGTGCCGCCGGGGGAGAAGATCGCCACCGACGGGGTGGTGGAGTCCGGGCGCTCGGTGGTGGACCTGAGCATGGTCACCGGCGAGTCGGTGCCGGTGGAGGTGGAGACCGGCGCGCAGGTCATCGGCGGCACCATCTCGCACAGCGGCAGGCTCGTGGTGCGCGCCACCGGCGTCGGCGCGGACACCCAGCTGGCCAGGATGACCGCGCTGGTGGAACAGGCCCAGGCGGGCAAGTCCAGTGCGCAGCGGCTGGCCGACCGGGTGGCCGGGGTGTTCGTTCCGGTGGTGCTGGTGCTGGCCGCGCTGACCCTGGCGGCCTGGCTGCTCGCGGGCTCCTCCGCGGAGCCGGCGTTCGGGGCCGCGCTGGCCGTGCTGATCATCGCGTGTCCGTGCGCGCTGGGCCTGGCCACGCCGACCGCGCTGCTGGTGGCCACCGGCCGCGGCGCGCAGCTGGGCATCCTGCTGCGCGGGGCCCAGGCCCTGGAGCAGACCAGGGCGGTGGACACCGTGTTGCTGGACAAGACCGGCACCGTCACCACCGGCCGGATGTCGTTGGCCGAGACGCATTCCAGGGGCGAGCGGGCCGAGCTGCTGCGCTACGCCGGTGCGGTGGAGGCCGCCTCCGAACACGCCATCGCCGCCGCGATCACCACCGCGGCCCGCGCCGAGCTCGGCGCCCTGCCCGAGGTCGCCGATTTCGCCGCCCTGCCCGGCCTCGGCGCCACCGGCCGGGTCGACGGGGTGGAAATCCTCATCGGCCGCCCGCTGCTGTTCACCAAACGCGGCTGGACGGTGGATGCGCAATTGCGCGAGCGGTGCGCGGAATGGGAACAGCTGGGCCGCACCGTGGTGGTGGCCGGCTGGGACGGCGCGGCGCGGGGGCTGCTCGCGGTGCTGGACACGGTGAAGGAGTCCGCGCCCGCCGCGGTCCGCGCCCTGCGTGCACTGGGCCTGACCCCGGTCCTGCTCACCGGCGACAACGAGAGCACCGCCCGCGCGGTGGCCGAGGCGGTGGGCATCGAGGAGGTGCACGCCGGGGTGCTGCCGCAGGGCAAGGTCGAGGTGGTGCGCGCGCTGCAGGCCGAGGGCCGCCGGGTGGCCATGGTCGGCGACGGCGTCAACGACGGCCCCGCGCTGGCCGCGGCCGACCTGGCCATGGCCATGGGCACCGGCGCGGACGTGGCCCTGCACGCCGCTGACCTGATCCTGGTGCGGGACAACCTGATCGCGGTGCCGGACGCGATCAGGCTGGCCCGCGCCACCTTGAACACCATCCGCGGCAACCTGTGGTGGGCCTTCGGCTACAACGTGGCCGCGATCCCGGTGGCCGCGCTCGGGCTGCTCAACCCGCTGATCGCCGGGGCCGCGATGGCGCTGTCCTCGGCGTTCGTGGTCTCCAACAGCATGCGGCTGCGCAAGTTCGGCGGTCAGTAG
- a CDS encoding SDR family oxidoreductase, whose translation MTEPHPVAPLPAAAGRPRTAVITGSDSGIGRATAVALAGGGLDIGITYHQDEQGARDTAREVAERGARAVIRRLDLGDLPASVDAIDELAEELGGIDVLVNCAGTGSAELALEMDFATWRHVLSVDLDGAFLCTQRAARHMVEAGRGGRVIMVTSVHEHQPRVGAAPYCAAKAGLGMLAKTFALELAEHHITVNSVAPGEISTAMTGQEDADPTEQRRPGVPLGRTGHAAEVASVIAFLATPAAGYVTGASFAVDGGLLLMGPQAGTALDSDSWRRV comes from the coding sequence ATGACGGAACCACATCCCGTCGCCCCGCTGCCCGCCGCGGCCGGGCGACCCCGCACCGCCGTGATCACCGGCTCCGACTCCGGCATCGGCCGCGCCACCGCGGTCGCGCTGGCCGGCGGTGGCCTGGACATCGGCATCACCTACCACCAGGACGAACAGGGCGCCCGGGACACCGCCCGCGAGGTCGCCGAACGCGGCGCGCGGGCGGTCATCCGGCGGCTGGACCTCGGCGACCTGCCCGCCTCCGTGGACGCCATCGACGAGCTGGCCGAGGAGCTGGGCGGCATCGACGTGCTGGTCAACTGCGCGGGCACCGGCTCGGCCGAACTCGCGCTGGAGATGGACTTCGCCACCTGGCGGCACGTGCTCTCGGTGGACCTGGACGGCGCTTTCCTGTGCACCCAGCGGGCCGCCCGGCACATGGTCGAGGCAGGCAGGGGCGGCCGGGTGATCATGGTGACCAGCGTGCACGAGCACCAGCCCAGGGTCGGCGCGGCGCCCTACTGCGCGGCCAAGGCCGGGCTCGGCATGCTGGCCAAGACCTTCGCGCTGGAACTGGCCGAGCACCACATCACGGTCAACTCGGTGGCCCCGGGGGAGATCTCCACCGCGATGACCGGCCAGGAGGACGCCGACCCGACCGAGCAGCGCAGGCCAGGGGTGCCGCTGGGACGGACCGGCCACGCCGCGGAGGTCGCCTCGGTGATCGCGTTCCTGGCCACCCCGGCCGCCGGGTACGTCACCGGGGCCTCGTTCGCAGTGGACGGCGGGCTGCTGCTGATGGGCCCGCAGGCCGGCACCGCGCTGGACTCGGACTCCTGGCGACGGGTGTAG
- a CDS encoding BTAD domain-containing putative transcriptional regulator, producing MRFGVLGPLTAWTAEGTPAPVQEAKVRLLLAALLARGGRPVSADRLVLDLWGEAVPANPLGALQTKVSRLRRAIGRDLVESGPAGYRLRADTDADHFTALLAAAGDAPPRERAELLVAALELWRGPAFAEFADEEFARPVAHALAERRLEAVELLGETRLALGEPAEALAAVDDLAARHPLRERLRAVQLRALYLAGRQAEALTAYAELRERLAKELGADPGPELAALHESMLRQDPGLRVAVRPRGNLPAALTELIGREHAVRAVRGLLTRHRLVTLTGPGGVGKTSLALAAAEAGPEFPDGAWLVDLSGHPGTAGQAELADSVAGALHIRADPGADLATALRDQRLLLVLDNCEHVLAPAAGLVAQLLRAAPELRVLATSREPLGVPGERLEAVPPLAPADAVRLLTQRAEAAGADLSTADPDTLAALCLRLDGLPLALELAAPRLRVLGLAELLSRVDDRFRLLTTGGRIAPPRQRTLRAVIDWSWDLLTEPERILLRRLAVHAEGCTLTAAEAVSAADPLTEPEILDLLARLVDRSLVLVAEGPRYRLLESIADYARTRLTESGELPQLRDRHLTHYLDLAEAAQLRDHRQRDWLPRLDRESANLRRALDTAVHNADTDRALRLVRALSWYWYLRGRLSEAERQLRLALSVPGEHPLRDTVSAWLTGITLLRRGGADPNARRELTEQSTVDAEATWFQAFSLNYTGGDLTASATRLAGLSTIDPWLRAAVLATTALQAVMRGDLATATTQATESLELFTTLGDTWGRSLAGYARSAVAEITGDYALATELRTAALELAQANEFWTDAADQLTGLARLDLLAGDHARAESRHRQARRLAAEHGYQAGVIHAELGLALGARRTGDLATAHTLLTGVLAWHRQVNYAPGVALAHSELGFIAELRGNAGEAMSLHTRARAAAESSGDPRAIALAEEGLAGAHSLAGEHDRAAELLASAAARRAATGAPLPPAERGDVARITARLTVR from the coding sequence GTGCGATTCGGGGTGCTCGGTCCGCTGACCGCGTGGACGGCGGAGGGCACACCGGCGCCGGTCCAGGAGGCGAAGGTGCGCCTGCTGCTGGCCGCGCTGCTGGCCCGTGGCGGGCGGCCGGTGTCGGCGGACCGGCTGGTGCTGGACCTGTGGGGCGAGGCGGTCCCGGCGAACCCGCTGGGCGCGTTGCAGACCAAGGTCTCCCGGCTGCGGCGAGCGATCGGCCGGGACCTGGTGGAGTCCGGGCCGGCCGGGTACCGGCTGCGCGCCGACACCGACGCCGACCACTTCACCGCCCTGCTGGCCGCGGCCGGGGACGCGCCGCCGCGCGAGCGGGCCGAGCTGCTGGTGGCGGCGCTGGAGCTGTGGCGGGGACCGGCCTTCGCCGAGTTCGCCGACGAGGAATTCGCCCGCCCGGTGGCGCACGCCCTCGCCGAACGCCGCCTCGAAGCGGTCGAGCTGCTCGGGGAGACCCGGCTGGCGCTGGGCGAACCCGCCGAGGCCCTGGCCGCCGTCGACGACCTGGCAGCCCGGCATCCGCTGCGGGAGCGGCTGCGCGCGGTGCAGCTGCGCGCGCTGTACCTGGCCGGACGGCAGGCCGAGGCGCTGACCGCCTACGCCGAACTGCGCGAACGGCTGGCCAAGGAGCTGGGCGCGGATCCAGGTCCGGAGCTGGCCGCGCTGCACGAGTCGATGCTGCGCCAGGACCCGGGACTGCGAGTGGCGGTCCGCCCGCGCGGCAACCTGCCGGCCGCGCTCACCGAGCTGATCGGCCGCGAGCACGCCGTGCGCGCGGTCCGCGGCCTGCTCACCCGGCACCGCCTGGTCACGCTGACCGGCCCTGGCGGTGTCGGCAAGACCAGCCTCGCGCTGGCCGCCGCCGAGGCGGGACCGGAGTTCCCGGACGGCGCGTGGCTGGTCGACCTGTCCGGCCACCCCGGCACCGCGGGGCAGGCCGAGCTGGCCGACTCGGTGGCCGGTGCCCTGCACATCCGCGCCGACCCCGGCGCGGACCTGGCCACCGCGCTGCGGGACCAGCGGCTGCTGCTGGTGCTGGACAACTGCGAACACGTGCTGGCCCCGGCCGCCGGCCTCGTGGCCCAGCTGCTGCGCGCCGCCCCCGAGCTGCGCGTGCTGGCCACCAGCCGCGAACCCCTCGGCGTCCCCGGCGAACGCCTGGAAGCCGTGCCGCCACTGGCCCCGGCCGACGCGGTCCGCCTGCTCACCCAGCGCGCCGAGGCCGCCGGGGCCGACCTCAGCACCGCCGACCCGGACACCCTGGCCGCACTGTGCCTGCGCCTGGACGGCCTGCCACTGGCCCTGGAACTGGCCGCGCCCCGGTTGCGGGTGCTGGGTCTGGCCGAGCTGCTGTCCAGAGTGGACGATCGTTTCCGGCTGCTCACCACCGGCGGCCGGATCGCCCCACCCCGGCAGCGCACGCTGCGCGCGGTGATCGACTGGAGCTGGGACCTGCTCACCGAACCGGAGCGGATCCTGTTGCGCCGCCTGGCCGTCCACGCCGAGGGCTGCACCCTGACCGCCGCCGAAGCGGTCTCCGCCGCCGACCCGCTCACCGAACCGGAGATCCTCGACCTGCTGGCCCGCCTGGTGGACCGCTCCCTGGTCCTGGTGGCCGAGGGCCCGCGCTACCGCCTCCTCGAATCCATCGCCGACTACGCCCGCACCCGCCTCACCGAGTCCGGCGAGCTCCCCCAGCTCCGCGACCGCCACCTCACCCACTACCTGGACCTGGCCGAAGCCGCCCAGCTGCGCGACCACCGCCAGCGCGACTGGCTACCCCGCCTGGACCGCGAGTCGGCGAACCTGCGCCGCGCCCTGGACACCGCGGTGCACAACGCCGACACCGACCGCGCCCTGCGCCTGGTCCGCGCGCTGTCCTGGTACTGGTACCTGCGCGGCCGGCTGAGCGAGGCCGAACGCCAGCTCCGCCTGGCCCTGTCCGTGCCGGGCGAACACCCGTTGCGGGACACCGTCTCCGCCTGGCTGACCGGCATCACCCTGCTCCGCCGCGGCGGCGCGGACCCGAACGCCCGCCGCGAGCTGACCGAACAGTCCACTGTGGACGCCGAAGCCACCTGGTTCCAGGCGTTCTCGCTCAACTACACCGGCGGCGACCTGACCGCCAGCGCCACCCGCCTGGCAGGACTGTCCACAATAGACCCCTGGCTGCGCGCGGCGGTCCTGGCCACCACCGCGCTCCAGGCGGTCATGCGCGGCGACCTGGCCACCGCCACCACCCAGGCCACCGAGTCCCTGGAGCTGTTCACCACCCTCGGCGACACCTGGGGCCGCTCGCTGGCCGGGTACGCCCGCTCCGCCGTCGCCGAGATCACCGGCGACTACGCGCTGGCCACCGAACTGCGCACCGCCGCGCTGGAACTGGCCCAGGCCAACGAGTTCTGGACCGACGCCGCCGACCAGCTCACCGGCCTGGCCCGCCTGGACCTGCTCGCCGGCGACCACGCCCGCGCCGAGTCCCGGCACCGCCAGGCCCGCCGCCTGGCCGCCGAACACGGCTACCAAGCCGGCGTCATCCACGCCGAGCTGGGCCTGGCCCTGGGCGCCCGCCGCACCGGCGACCTGGCCACCGCGCACACCCTGCTCACCGGCGTGCTGGCCTGGCACCGCCAGGTGAACTACGCCCCCGGGGTCGCCCTCGCGCACAGCGAACTGGGCTTCATCGCCGAGCTCCGCGGCAATGCGGGCGAGGCGATGTCCCTGCACACCAGGGCCCGCGCCGCGGCCGAATCCAGCGGCGACCCCCGCGCCATCGCGCTGGCCGAGGAAGGCCTCGCCGGAGCGCATTCCCTTGCCGGTGAACACGATCGGGCCGCCGAACTGCTCGCCTCGGCCGCCGCGCGCCGGGCCGCCACCGGCGCGCCACTGCCACCGGCGGAACGCGGCGACGTCGCCCGCATCACCGCCCGGCTGACGGTCCGTTAG
- a CDS encoding WD40 repeat domain-containing protein: MDNQLTWSGKTDLVVQAHTISGGVHHHGWRSPRVLLIGAVAGAVLLVAALVLVRWLTDRGTLPATGNPLAPPATAREIGLLSGHTAMVTGMRFSGNGQVLATASVDKTVRLWDARNHKDVGTLATGHVNGVAVSQDGRTVAVAPSGRGVQFWDVADRKQLGESLSETEGLRGLPIMASTVEFSPDSRVLAVGEVGGQVRLWDVAGHRRVGKPLVGHTSGVLAMAFSADGRVLATSSVDNTVRLWDVTSYQQLGQLPIGSPGSVQSLAFSPDGRVLACAVSGLTTQFWDVASRQRLGEPINNSAASLAFSSDGTRLVTASAGQGVQLWDVASREPRGDPIGPGSAVTSVSYSPVGQTLATAMMDNSVRLWDMAGLG; the protein is encoded by the coding sequence GTGGACAACCAGCTGACGTGGTCGGGGAAGACGGACCTGGTGGTGCAGGCGCACACCATTTCCGGGGGCGTCCACCATCATGGGTGGCGCAGCCCGCGCGTGCTGCTGATCGGCGCGGTCGCGGGCGCGGTGCTGCTGGTGGCCGCTCTGGTCCTGGTGCGCTGGCTGACCGACCGTGGCACGCTGCCGGCCACCGGCAACCCGCTGGCACCGCCGGCCACGGCACGCGAGATCGGCCTGCTGTCGGGCCACACCGCGATGGTCACGGGGATGAGGTTCAGCGGGAACGGTCAGGTCCTCGCCACGGCGAGTGTGGACAAGACCGTTCGGTTGTGGGACGCGCGGAACCACAAGGATGTCGGCACACTGGCCACTGGCCACGTCAACGGGGTGGCGGTGAGCCAGGACGGGCGCACCGTGGCGGTCGCGCCCTCGGGCCGCGGGGTGCAGTTCTGGGATGTGGCCGACCGCAAGCAGCTGGGCGAGTCGCTCAGCGAGACCGAAGGCCTGCGCGGGCTGCCGATCATGGCCTCGACCGTGGAGTTCAGCCCGGACAGTCGTGTGCTGGCCGTCGGGGAGGTCGGCGGTCAGGTGCGGTTGTGGGACGTGGCTGGCCACCGGCGGGTCGGCAAGCCGCTCGTCGGTCACACCTCCGGCGTGCTCGCCATGGCGTTCAGCGCCGACGGCCGGGTGCTGGCTACCTCGAGCGTGGACAACACGGTGCGACTGTGGGACGTCACCAGCTACCAACAGCTCGGACAGCTTCCCATCGGGTCGCCCGGTTCTGTGCAAAGCCTGGCGTTCAGCCCGGACGGACGCGTCCTGGCCTGCGCGGTCTCGGGCCTGACCACGCAGTTCTGGGATGTGGCCAGTCGCCAACGGCTCGGCGAGCCCATCAACAACAGCGCCGCGAGCCTCGCATTCAGCTCGGATGGCACCCGGCTGGTCACCGCGAGCGCGGGGCAGGGGGTGCAGTTGTGGGATGTGGCCAGCCGTGAGCCGCGCGGTGATCCCATCGGGCCTGGCAGTGCTGTCACCAGCGTGTCGTACAGCCCGGTTGGGCAGACGCTGGCCACCGCGATGATGGACAACTCCGTGCGCTTGTGGGACATGGCCGGTCTGGGCTGA
- a CDS encoding zinc-binding dehydrogenase yields MRAVWLREFGGPEVLALGEAPDPVPGEGQVLIEVAYANITFVETQFRAGGQSPFRVELPVIPGNGVGGTVLATGPGVDPELVGAKVISSLSGTGGYAELAVAAADTLHRVPAELPLDAAVALLADGRTAAMLLGAVAVQPGERVLVEAAAGGVGSLLVQLATAAGATVVAAAGGARKTELAASLGAAEVVDYTEPGWTGRIGKVDAVFDGVGGEIGRDAFELLGPGGRMISYGLASGEWTGIPEETAAERGVTLVSLRPNPELVREATRQVLAEAAAGRLRPVIGQRFPLAEAAAAHAAIAGRGTIGKTLLEVR; encoded by the coding sequence ATGCGTGCGGTGTGGTTGCGGGAGTTCGGCGGGCCGGAGGTGCTCGCCCTCGGCGAAGCCCCTGATCCAGTGCCAGGTGAGGGACAGGTGCTGATCGAGGTGGCCTACGCCAACATCACCTTCGTGGAGACCCAGTTCCGGGCGGGCGGACAGAGCCCGTTCCGGGTGGAACTGCCGGTCATCCCCGGCAACGGCGTCGGCGGCACGGTGCTGGCCACCGGCCCCGGCGTCGACCCGGAGCTGGTGGGAGCCAAGGTGATCAGCAGCCTGAGCGGGACCGGCGGGTACGCCGAGCTGGCGGTCGCCGCGGCGGACACCCTGCACCGGGTGCCCGCGGAGCTGCCGCTGGACGCGGCGGTCGCGCTGCTGGCCGACGGGCGCACCGCGGCCATGCTGCTCGGCGCGGTCGCGGTCCAGCCGGGGGAGCGGGTGCTGGTGGAGGCCGCCGCCGGTGGGGTCGGCTCGCTGCTGGTGCAGCTGGCCACCGCGGCCGGGGCCACCGTGGTCGCGGCCGCGGGCGGGGCGCGCAAGACCGAACTGGCCGCCTCGCTGGGCGCGGCCGAGGTGGTGGACTACACCGAACCCGGCTGGACCGGGCGGATCGGCAAGGTGGACGCGGTCTTCGACGGGGTGGGCGGCGAGATCGGCCGGGACGCCTTCGAGCTGCTCGGCCCCGGCGGCCGGATGATCAGCTACGGGCTGGCCAGCGGCGAGTGGACCGGCATCCCGGAGGAGACCGCGGCCGAACGCGGCGTCACGCTGGTGTCCTTGCGCCCCAACCCAGAACTGGTCCGCGAGGCCACCCGGCAGGTGCTCGCCGAGGCCGCGGCCGGGCGGCTGCGGCCGGTGATCGGACAGCGCTTCCCGCTCGCCGAGGCGGCCGCCGCGCACGCGGCCATCGCCGGCCGCGGCACCATCGGCAAGACCCTGCTGGAGGTCCGGTGA
- a CDS encoding LacI family DNA-binding transcriptional regulator, whose product MAGRKATITDIAARAGVSKATVSRVLTGNAVVAPDKRDAVLTAMAELSYRPNLMAKGLAWGRTFTVGVLTPDLASPLYGLIMAGVEAELHGLGYQALFASGAFHTETERRALEHLVQRQADALIVLGGRLPGADLLAVTGDLPLVTVLRAGPGKLAITLDNHYGARLATEHLISLGHQEIAHITGESGQPDTEERLHGYRDTMTAAGLTPRTIPGGYHEDDGRRATHRLLDNGIRCTALVAANDQVAMGARLALSERGLRVPEDVSLVGFDDLPSVRYAVPPLTTIRQPAREMGQAAARAVLGLLDGVEVQPPGFTAELVVRASTAPPGGY is encoded by the coding sequence GTGGCGGGCAGGAAGGCGACGATCACGGACATCGCGGCGCGGGCCGGGGTGTCCAAGGCGACCGTGTCCAGGGTGCTGACCGGCAACGCCGTGGTCGCCCCGGACAAGCGGGACGCCGTGCTGACCGCGATGGCCGAACTGAGCTACCGCCCGAACCTGATGGCCAAGGGCCTGGCCTGGGGCCGCACCTTCACCGTCGGCGTGCTCACCCCCGACCTGGCCAGCCCGCTCTACGGCCTGATCATGGCCGGGGTGGAGGCCGAGCTGCACGGCCTGGGCTACCAGGCCCTCTTCGCCAGCGGCGCCTTCCACACCGAGACCGAGCGCCGCGCGCTGGAACACCTGGTGCAGCGCCAGGCCGACGCGCTGATCGTGCTCGGCGGCCGCCTGCCCGGCGCGGACCTGCTGGCCGTCACCGGCGACCTGCCCCTGGTCACCGTGCTGCGCGCCGGCCCCGGCAAGCTGGCCATCACCCTCGACAACCACTACGGGGCCCGCCTGGCCACCGAACACCTGATCTCGTTGGGGCACCAGGAGATCGCGCACATCACCGGCGAGTCCGGCCAGCCCGACACCGAGGAACGCCTGCACGGCTACCGGGACACCATGACCGCCGCCGGTCTCACCCCGCGCACCATCCCCGGCGGCTACCACGAGGACGACGGCCGCCGGGCCACCCATCGGTTGCTGGACAACGGGATCCGGTGCACCGCCCTGGTCGCGGCCAACGACCAGGTGGCCATGGGCGCCCGCCTGGCGCTGTCCGAACGCGGGCTGCGGGTGCCCGAGGACGTGTCCCTGGTGGGCTTCGACGACCTGCCCAGCGTGCGCTACGCGGTGCCGCCGCTGACCACGATCCGCCAGCCCGCCAGGGAGATGGGGCAGGCGGCGGCGCGCGCGGTGCTGGGCCTGCTGGACGGCGTGGAGGTCCAGCCGCCCGGCTTCACCGCCGAGCTGGTGGTGCGCGCCTCCACCGCGCCGCCGGGCGGCTACTGA
- a CDS encoding LLM class flavin-dependent oxidoreductase, producing the protein MKIGVQLPSFGVDPSATAAEHARHAEGLGLESVWTGDHLIPALPYLDSTLVQATVAASTSTVKLGFGVMIPALRGAAWAAKQIATLQHLSGDRLIVGIGSGGDPHGDAAWRAVGVPYRERGKRTDAVLNVLPDLVAGRDAAIDGEVVRLSPPATVPPLLIGGSGPVAWRRIQRLGAGWYPAFVPPSVVADGIRQLRELGIEAPVTVGVSVGLGPLEQSVVDDRVRGLADYGMGEAQARKALVVGSPAQAAEQLAAFAEAGAERVVAMPFPADRFQQRELLAEAANQLGA; encoded by the coding sequence GTGAAGATCGGCGTGCAACTGCCCTCCTTCGGGGTCGACCCCTCGGCCACCGCGGCCGAGCACGCCCGGCACGCCGAGGGCCTGGGCCTGGAGTCGGTGTGGACCGGCGACCACCTCATCCCCGCCCTGCCCTACCTGGACAGCACCCTGGTCCAGGCCACCGTGGCCGCCAGCACCAGCACCGTCAAGCTCGGCTTCGGCGTCATGATCCCCGCCCTGCGCGGGGCGGCCTGGGCGGCCAAGCAGATCGCCACCCTGCAACACCTCTCCGGCGACCGGCTGATCGTGGGCATCGGCAGCGGCGGCGACCCGCACGGCGACGCGGCCTGGCGCGCGGTCGGCGTGCCCTACCGCGAACGCGGCAAGCGCACCGACGCGGTCCTGAACGTGCTGCCCGACCTGGTGGCAGGCCGGGACGCGGCCATCGACGGCGAGGTGGTCCGGCTGTCCCCGCCGGCCACCGTGCCACCGCTGCTGATCGGCGGGTCCGGACCGGTGGCCTGGCGGCGGATCCAGCGGCTGGGCGCGGGCTGGTACCCGGCGTTCGTGCCGCCCTCAGTGGTCGCCGACGGCATCCGGCAGTTGCGCGAGCTCGGCATCGAAGCCCCGGTGACCGTGGGCGTCAGCGTCGGGCTCGGGCCGCTCGAACAGTCCGTTGTGGACGACCGGGTGCGCGGGCTGGCCGACTACGGCATGGGCGAGGCGCAGGCCCGCAAGGCGCTGGTGGTCGGGTCCCCGGCCCAGGCCGCCGAACAGCTGGCCGCCTTCGCCGAGGCGGGCGCGGAGCGGGTGGTGGCGATGCCGTTCCCGGCCGACCGCTTCCAGCAGCGCGAGCTGCTGGCCGAGGCCGCGAACCAGCTGGGGGCATGA
- a CDS encoding DUF4360 domain-containing protein gives MAFSLLASPVPAAESAPPDRVTVEVITANGSGCPPGTSAVAVAHDKTAFTVTYSDYLAQVGVGAKPTDVRKNCQLALRIHYPQGFTYAIQKADYRGYANLQAGARGLQRANYYFQGMSATESRSHWFNGPYADSWQATDTSEGPNMVYAPCGETRNLNVNTELRVQAGSSNPSTTTSFMTMDSTDGSIRTTYHFSWKRCD, from the coding sequence ATGGCTTTTTCCCTGCTTGCCTCTCCGGTTCCGGCGGCCGAATCAGCGCCGCCGGACAGGGTGACAGTCGAGGTGATCACGGCGAACGGATCGGGTTGCCCGCCCGGCACGTCCGCCGTGGCCGTCGCGCACGACAAGACCGCCTTTACCGTGACCTACAGCGACTATCTCGCTCAGGTCGGGGTGGGCGCGAAACCGACCGATGTTCGAAAGAACTGTCAGCTCGCCCTGCGCATCCACTACCCACAGGGTTTCACCTACGCGATCCAGAAAGCGGATTACCGGGGTTACGCGAATCTCCAAGCGGGGGCGCGCGGACTCCAGCGGGCGAACTACTACTTCCAGGGAATGTCGGCCACCGAGTCGCGGAGCCATTGGTTCAACGGCCCGTACGCCGACAGCTGGCAGGCGACCGACACCTCCGAAGGGCCCAACATGGTCTACGCCCCCTGCGGCGAGACCAGGAACCTGAACGTCAACACCGAGCTGCGCGTGCAGGCGGGTTCCTCGAATCCGTCGACCACGACCAGCTTTATGACGATGGACTCCACGGACGGCAGCATTCGCACCACCTACCACTTCTCCTGGAAGCGGTGCGACTAG